A stretch of Amycolatopsis tolypomycina DNA encodes these proteins:
- a CDS encoding glycosyltransferase: MKVLNLAGVAPSTVFSHVPLANALRNAGHQVMTTASVDELADTIAGVGLSAVRTTAPGVTPRQVIAESGLTHVPEVPEDREVMAGRWYAHMEYVTLDALLAFSKDWRPDVIVSGVTAYAGPLLAAHLGVPYVRHAWDIHSPRLMDRGAEDQLRDQLKELGLDRLPEPAMTIEIAPPSLLPADLAGGQPMRWIPGNSQSVVEPWMYQKGAGTRIGVTIGTGVANYNQYDFLQAVVEQVATLDAEVVVAVTEDAAPELRERLKNVRAGWIPLDVVAPTCDVLVHQTGGSTMMTGLSFGVPQVVIPDPNLYRAGEMARRLAETGAAVVLSPEEAASEVIAKTCGELVTDPAYRAAAGGLAREIAALPSPNEVALRIERLVQEAS, encoded by the coding sequence GTGAAGGTTCTCAATCTCGCCGGGGTCGCCCCGTCGACGGTGTTCAGCCACGTCCCGCTCGCGAACGCCCTGCGCAACGCCGGGCACCAGGTGATGACCACGGCGTCGGTCGACGAGCTGGCCGACACGATCGCCGGCGTCGGGTTGTCCGCGGTGCGGACCACGGCCCCGGGCGTCACGCCGCGCCAGGTCATCGCCGAGAGCGGCCTGACGCACGTGCCGGAGGTGCCCGAGGACCGCGAGGTCATGGCGGGCCGCTGGTACGCGCACATGGAGTACGTGACCCTCGACGCCCTGCTGGCGTTCAGCAAGGACTGGCGCCCGGACGTCATCGTCAGCGGCGTCACCGCCTACGCCGGTCCGCTGCTGGCCGCGCACCTGGGCGTGCCGTACGTGCGCCACGCCTGGGACATCCACAGCCCGCGGCTGATGGACCGGGGCGCCGAGGACCAGCTGCGCGACCAGCTGAAGGAACTCGGCCTGGACCGCCTGCCCGAGCCGGCGATGACGATCGAGATCGCGCCGCCGAGCCTGCTGCCCGCGGACCTCGCGGGCGGGCAGCCGATGCGGTGGATCCCCGGCAACTCGCAGTCCGTGGTGGAACCCTGGATGTACCAGAAGGGCGCGGGCACCCGGATCGGCGTCACCATCGGCACCGGCGTCGCGAACTACAACCAGTACGACTTCCTGCAGGCCGTCGTCGAGCAGGTCGCCACGCTGGACGCCGAGGTCGTCGTCGCCGTCACCGAGGACGCCGCGCCGGAACTGCGCGAGCGGCTGAAGAACGTGCGCGCGGGCTGGATCCCGCTCGACGTCGTCGCGCCCACGTGCGACGTCCTGGTGCACCAGACCGGCGGCAGCACGATGATGACGGGCCTGAGCTTCGGGGTGCCGCAGGTGGTGATCCCCGACCCGAACCTCTACCGCGCCGGCGAAATGGCCCGCCGCCTCGCCGAGACGGGTGCCGCGGTCGTGCTCTCGCCGGAGGAAGCGGCGAGCGAGGTCATCGCGAAGACGTGCGGCGAGCTGGTCACCGACCCGGCGTACCGAGCGGCGGCGGGCGGGCTCGCCCGGGAGATCGCCGCCTTGCCGTCGCCGAACGAGGTGGCGCTGCGCATCGAGCGGCTCGTCCAGGAAGCGTCCTAA
- a CDS encoding dTDP-4-dehydrorhamnose 3,5-epimerase family protein, translating into MGSVTTRSMTVRPLAIDGAHLVSSRSFGDARGDFFEVYREDVLTEALGYRPRFLQTNVSTSCRNVVRGVHGAATPPGLAKFVTCLRGSLLDFVVDVRIGSPTFGRWDMIVLNAHGGTAVYVEEGLGHAFVSLEDDTCVQYLLSDLYRPAEVLTVQPLDPEIGLPLNLPGEPILSERDAAAPTLREAGELGLLPRYEECLSLRAARVRLTEAAAAS; encoded by the coding sequence ATGGGCAGCGTCACCACCCGCAGCATGACGGTGCGGCCGCTGGCCATCGACGGCGCCCACCTGGTCTCGTCGCGTTCCTTCGGCGATGCCCGCGGCGACTTCTTCGAGGTCTACCGCGAGGACGTGCTCACGGAGGCACTCGGCTACCGGCCGCGGTTCCTGCAGACGAACGTCTCGACGTCGTGCCGCAACGTCGTCCGCGGCGTGCACGGGGCGGCGACCCCGCCCGGCCTGGCCAAGTTCGTGACGTGCCTGCGGGGTTCGCTGCTCGACTTCGTCGTCGACGTGCGGATCGGGTCCCCGACGTTCGGCCGGTGGGACATGATCGTGCTCAACGCCCACGGCGGGACCGCGGTGTACGTGGAGGAGGGTCTCGGCCACGCGTTCGTGTCGCTCGAGGACGACACGTGCGTCCAGTACCTGCTGTCGGACCTCTACCGGCCGGCGGAGGTGCTCACCGTGCAGCCGCTGGACCCGGAGATCGGCCTGCCGCTGAACCTGCCGGGCGAGCCGATCCTGTCGGAGCGCGACGCGGCGGCGCCGACGTTGCGGGAGGCGGGGGAGCTGGGGTTGCTGCCGCGGTACGAGGAGTGCCTGTCCCTGCGGGCGGCGCGCGTCCGGCTGACCGAGGCGGCTGCGGCTTCCTGA